A portion of the bacterium genome contains these proteins:
- the tyrS gene encoding tyrosine--tRNA ligase, producing MLKRGILEIIEEGEFERLVSSKRALNIKFGVDPTAPDIHLGHMVLLRKLKSFQELGHNIIFIIGDFTAKIGDPSGRDKTRPSLSIEKIKENALTYTEQVFKTLSFEKTKILYNSSWFDKMSLSELISLSFSYTVSRMLERDDFTLRYKDGKPIAIAEFLYPLLQGYDSYVVKADIEIGGSDQKFNMLVGREIQRFYSQVPQIVITMPLLEGTDGKLKMSKSYNNYIGIKEKEKEIFGKIMSVPDALIIKYYELLTDENYLIIKEKIENGSLHPMKAKEDLAFLITSSCHSKHKAEEAREEFIKVFSRKEIPGDILEYKIDKASLLVDIIYQSGLSNSKSEARRLILQGGVNISEKKIKDLNFQLEIPKQPIILKVGKRGFLKVC from the coding sequence ATGTTGAAAAGGGGAATATTAGAGATAATTGAGGAAGGAGAATTTGAAAGGCTTGTTTCTTCTAAAAGGGCTTTGAATATAAAATTTGGCGTTGATCCAACAGCCCCTGATATTCATTTAGGACATATGGTTCTTTTAAGAAAGCTTAAAAGTTTCCAAGAATTAGGACATAATATCATCTTCATTATTGGTGATTTTACAGCGAAAATAGGAGACCCATCTGGAAGGGATAAAACAAGACCAAGCCTTTCAATAGAAAAGATAAAGGAAAATGCTTTAACTTATACAGAGCAGGTATTTAAGACCCTCTCCTTTGAAAAAACAAAAATCCTCTATAATTCCTCCTGGTTTGATAAAATGAGCCTTTCAGAGCTTATTTCTCTTTCATTTTCCTATACAGTTTCTCGGATGCTTGAAAGGGATGATTTTACCTTACGATATAAAGATGGAAAGCCTATTGCTATTGCTGAATTTTTATATCCCCTGCTTCAAGGGTATGATTCCTATGTTGTTAAGGCAGATATAGAGATTGGAGGAAGTGACCAAAAGTTTAATATGCTTGTTGGAAGGGAAATACAAAGGTTTTATTCCCAAGTTCCCCAGATTGTAATAACAATGCCCCTTCTTGAAGGCACAGATGGAAAGCTAAAGATGAGCAAAAGCTACAATAACTACATTGGGATAAAGGAAAAAGAAAAAGAGATATTTGGAAAGATTATGTCAGTTCCAGATGCTCTCATTATAAAGTATTATGAGCTTTTGACAGACGAAAATTATTTAATAATAAAAGAGAAAATAGAAAATGGGAGCTTGCATCCAATGAAGGCAAAGGAAGACCTTGCATTTTTGATTACATCATCTTGCCATTCTAAACATAAAGCAGAAGAGGCAAGAGAAGAATTTATAAAGGTATTTTCTAGAAAGGAGATTCCAGGTGATATTTTGGAATACAAAATAGATAAAGCAAGCTTACTTGTAGATATTATCTATCAATCTGGGCTTTCAAATTCTAAATCTGAAGCAAGGAGACTAATCCTTCAAGGTGGTGTAAACATTTCCGAAAAGAAAATAAAAGACCTTAATTTCCAATTAGAAATTCCAAAGCAACCAATTATCCTGAAGGTTGGAAAGAGAGGATTTTTAAAGGTATGCTGA
- a CDS encoding aminodeoxychorismate/anthranilate synthase component II has product MVLVIDNYDSFTYNLVQYIGEMKKTIEVIRNDKIDIAGIKRLSPSSIVISPGPGRPDDAGISKALIMEFKGKIPIFGVCLGHQCIGEVFGGRIIGANRLMHGKTSEIFHDGKFIFKDIPNPFIATRYHSLIIDPKSIPSSLEITAKTKENEIMGIMHKEYPIFGVQFHPESILTIEGKKLLSNFFEVCNEG; this is encoded by the coding sequence ATGGTTCTTGTTATAGACAATTACGATTCATTCACCTATAATCTTGTCCAATATATTGGAGAGATGAAAAAGACAATTGAGGTTATAAGGAATGATAAGATTGATATTGCAGGAATAAAAAGGCTTTCACCTTCATCTATTGTAATTTCACCAGGCCCAGGAAGGCCAGATGATGCTGGAATATCAAAGGCTCTAATAATGGAATTCAAGGGAAAAATTCCAATCTTTGGTGTATGCCTTGGTCATCAATGTATTGGTGAGGTATTTGGAGGAAGAATAATAGGTGCAAATAGGCTTATGCATGGAAAGACATCAGAGATTTTTCACGATGGAAAATTTATTTTTAAAGACATTCCAAATCCATTTATTGCAACAAGGTATCATTCCCTAATTATTGATCCTAAAAGCATTCCTTCATCTTTAGAAATTACGGCAAAGACAAAGGAAAACGAGATTATGGGGATAATGCATAAAGAATATCCAATATTTGGCGTCCAATTTCATCCTGAATCCATCCTAACAATTGAAGGAAAAAAGCTCCTTTCTAATTTTTTTGAGGTCTGCAATGAAGGATAA
- a CDS encoding OmpH family outer membrane protein, whose amino-acid sequence MKKLILGGILGTSLAWGINISFIDAQKAFDSHPDTKGAKEALQKEIEKGNLEIKIKQNEILALQEELKKPLAEEAKRRKEATIQAKYEELQAYQQEAAEGLAKKRKELEDSINAKIRAIISEIAKERKINLVLDKDSVIYGEDSLDITSEVIKRIAEKKTEEKDK is encoded by the coding sequence ATGAAAAAACTAATTTTAGGTGGGATTTTAGGGACAAGTTTAGCTTGGGGGATAAATATTTCCTTTATTGATGCACAAAAGGCATTTGATAGCCATCCTGACACAAAAGGGGCAAAAGAGGCATTGCAAAAGGAGATTGAGAAGGGAAATCTTGAAATAAAGATAAAGCAAAATGAAATCCTTGCTTTACAGGAGGAGCTTAAGAAACCCCTTGCAGAGGAAGCAAAAAGGAGAAAAGAGGCAACAATTCAGGCAAAATACGAGGAGCTTCAAGCCTATCAACAAGAGGCAGCAGAAGGTCTAGCAAAAAAGAGAAAAGAGCTTGAAGATTCTATAAATGCAAAGATAAGAGCAATTATTTCTGAAATAGCAAAGGAGAGAAAGATAAACCTTGTTCTTGATAAAGATAGCGTCATTTATGGAGAAGATTCCCTTGATATTACAAGTGAGGTAATAAAAAGGATAGCGGAAAAAAAAACCGAAGAAAAGGACAAATAA